One segment of Panicum virgatum strain AP13 chromosome 3K, P.virgatum_v5, whole genome shotgun sequence DNA contains the following:
- the LOC120700302 gene encoding E3 ubiquitin-protein ligase RNF167-like, which produces MEAAAGEWLMMAVWYFGQGLIYGSLLAIAILLISEALAAIQRWRSKLAGERLLDTIPDIPYHPLPDNDVSPSSCVICIEEYERGERCLVMPGCAHMFHRQCMRKWLRQGNPTCPICRATLLLAPAAAEEERRISTAEDMV; this is translated from the coding sequence ATggaagcagcagcaggggaGTGGCTGATGATGGCCGTGTGGTATTTTGGCCAGGGCCTCATCTACGGTTCTCTTCTTGCGATAGCAATCTTACTAATCTCCGAGGCGCTGGCCGCCATCCAACGCTGGCGCAgcaagctcgccggcgagcgcctgcTGGACACCATACCCGACATCCCGTACCACCCGCTGCCCGATAATGATGTGTCGCCGTCGTCGTGCGTGATCTGCATCGAGGAGTACGAGCGCGGCGAGAGGTGCCTCGTCATGCCAGGATGCGCTCACATGTTCCACAGACAATGCATGCGCAAGTGGCTGCGTCAAGGCAacccaacctgcccaatctgtAGAGCAACCCTGCTACtcgcgccagcagcagcagaagaagaacGACGTATTAGCACGGCAGAGGACATGGTGTAG
- the LOC120700304 gene encoding RING finger protein 215-like, whose protein sequence is MDACLLALFVIAAVLVIICLLCCTNNHNQDQQQANARLPEEIDAHTKSIAIALLNRVTYPRRRNAAGGGDPDPSAAETLVAEDCAICLGPFEDGDLCSIMPVCRHEFHRDCIVNWLLMANNNTCPLCRAQLQWSAVAENMV, encoded by the coding sequence ATGGACGCCTGCTTGCTTGCTCTCTTCGTCATCGCAGCAGTGCTTGTCATCATCTGCTTGTTGTGCTGCACGAACAATCATAATCAAGACCAGCAGCAGGCGAACGCCCGGCTGCCGGAGGAGATAGACGCGCACACCAAATCCATCGCCATCGCCTTGCTGAACCGCGTCACGTATCCTCGCCGCCGtaacgccgccggcggcggtgatCCTGATCCATCAGCAGCAGAAACACTAGTAGCAGAGGACTGCGCGATTTGCCTGGGCCCGTTTGAGGACGGCGACCTGTGCAGCATCATGCCAGTCTGCCGCCACGAGTTCCACAGGGACTGCATCGTCAACTGGTTATTAATGGCCAACAACAACACATGTCCCCTGTGCAGGGCTCAACTGCAATGGTCGGCTGTTGCTGAAAACATGGTGTAG
- the LOC120700305 gene encoding probable E3 ubiquitin-protein ligase ATL45 codes for MMMDWGAFSDWIAWGLLVCSFLVVLAVALTALVVILHHAITYLGRRFGKAPPPPFIEDLLQSIPDVAYQELPDAGGDDRDSCVICVTPYEAGEACSVLPGCTHMFHKPCVARWLRKKNTCPLCRATVGVPAHPHPPPRQPNLVNAAENAV; via the coding sequence ATGATGATGGACTGGGGCGCTTTCTCCGATTGGATCGCCTGGGGCTTGCTCGTCTGCTCTTTCCTCGTCGTGCTGGCCGTTGCCCTCACGGCGCTCGTCGTCATCCTCCACCACGCCATCACATATCTTGGGCGGCGCTTCGgcaaggcgccgccgccgccgttcatcGAGGACCTGCTCCAGAGCATCCCGGACGTGGCGTACCAGGAGCTACCTGACGCCGGCGGAGACGACAGGGACTCGTGCGTCATCTGCGTCACGCCCTACGAGGCCGGCGAGGCCTGCAGCGTCCTGCCCGGCTGCACCCACATGTTCCACAAGCCCTGCGTCGCCAGGTGGCTGCGCAAGAAGAACACCTGCCCGCTATGCAGGGCCACGGTAGGCGTGCCGGCACACCCACACCCACCACCACGGCAGCCCAACCTAGTCAACGCCGCAGAGAACGCGGTGTAG